Proteins encoded together in one Bacteroides ovatus window:
- a CDS encoding TetR/AcrR family transcriptional regulator has product MMTEHGKDASQRVELRERIITAATEAFTSKGIKSITMDDIAAALGISKRTLYEVFSDKESLLKECILKAQADRDKYLQKVFEQSHNVLEVILAVFQKSIEMFHQTNKRFFEDIKKYPKVYEMMKNRQDSDSMKTMSFFKTGVEQGIFRSDVNFAIVNLLVREQFDVLLNTDICNEYPFIEVYESIMFTYIRGISTEKGARVLEDFIQEYRKNRIED; this is encoded by the coding sequence ATGATGACAGAGCATGGAAAGGACGCTTCCCAACGGGTAGAGTTAAGAGAACGGATCATAACGGCGGCAACAGAAGCTTTTACTTCGAAAGGCATCAAGAGTATTACAATGGATGACATTGCAGCAGCATTAGGAATTTCCAAACGTACGCTCTACGAAGTCTTTTCGGATAAAGAATCGTTGTTGAAAGAATGCATACTGAAGGCACAGGCAGACAGAGACAAGTATTTGCAGAAAGTCTTTGAACAGTCGCACAATGTGTTGGAAGTGATACTTGCAGTCTTTCAGAAAAGCATTGAGATGTTTCATCAGACGAACAAACGCTTTTTTGAAGACATTAAGAAATACCCCAAAGTATATGAGATGATGAAGAATCGGCAGGACAGCGATTCGATGAAAACCATGTCCTTCTTCAAAACAGGAGTAGAGCAGGGCATCTTTCGTTCGGATGTAAACTTCGCTATAGTCAATTTGCTGGTACGTGAGCAATTTGATGTGCTTTTGAATACGGACATCTGTAATGAATACCCTTTCATTGAAGTGTACGAATCCATCATGTTTACTTATATACGCGGTATCTCCACCGAAAAAGGAGCAAGGGTACTGGAAGACTTTATACAAGAATATCGCAAGAACCGCATCGAAGACTAG
- the hutH gene encoding histidine ammonia-lyase — MSKNVYHIGSGALTFEIIERIINENLKLELAPEAKLRIQKCRDYLDQKIASSEEPLYGITTGFGSLCTKNISPDELGTLQENLIKSHACSVGEEIRPVIIKLMMLLKAHALSLGHSGVQVITVQRILDFFNNDVMPIVYDRGSLGASGDLAPLANLFLPLIGVGDVYYKGKKCEAISVLDEFGWEPVKLMSKEGLALLNGTQFMSANGVFAMLKAFRLSKKADLIAALSLEAFDGRIDPFMDCIQQIRPHQGQIETGEAFRKLLAGSELIERHKEHVQDPYSFRCIPQVHGATKDAIRYVASVLLTEINSVTDNPTIFPDEDRIISGGNFHGQPLAISYDFLAIALAELGNISERRVSQLIMGLRGLPEFLVANPGLNSGFMIPQYAAASMVSQNKMYCYAASSDSIVSSNGQEDHVSMGANAATKLYKVMDNLEHILAIELMNAAQGIDFRRPQKTSPVLERFLHAYRKEVPFVKDDIVMYKEIHKTVAFLKRTQIEY, encoded by the coding sequence ATGAGTAAGAATGTATACCATATCGGTTCCGGAGCACTGACCTTCGAAATCATCGAACGAATTATAAACGAAAACCTGAAACTGGAACTAGCTCCCGAAGCCAAGTTACGCATCCAGAAATGTCGCGACTACCTCGACCAAAAAATAGCTTCTTCCGAAGAACCATTATACGGCATAACAACAGGTTTCGGCTCTCTATGCACTAAAAATATATCTCCCGATGAATTGGGAACCCTCCAGGAGAACCTGATAAAAAGCCATGCTTGCAGCGTAGGCGAAGAAATTCGTCCTGTCATCATCAAACTGATGATGCTTCTCAAAGCCCACGCCCTCTCATTGGGACATAGCGGTGTACAAGTTATCACCGTGCAACGCATCCTCGATTTTTTCAATAATGACGTCATGCCAATTGTCTACGACCGCGGTTCCCTTGGAGCCTCCGGCGACCTGGCACCGCTCGCCAATCTTTTCCTTCCTCTGATAGGTGTCGGTGATGTCTACTATAAAGGAAAAAAGTGCGAAGCCATCAGCGTACTCGACGAATTTGGCTGGGAACCGGTCAAACTAATGAGTAAAGAAGGACTAGCCTTGCTGAACGGCACCCAATTTATGAGTGCCAACGGTGTGTTTGCTATGCTCAAAGCCTTCCGCCTCTCGAAAAAGGCCGACCTGATAGCCGCCCTTTCCCTCGAAGCCTTTGACGGCCGTATCGACCCGTTTATGGACTGCATCCAGCAAATTCGTCCCCATCAGGGACAGATTGAGACAGGCGAAGCCTTCCGCAAACTACTGGCAGGCAGCGAACTAATCGAACGCCACAAGGAACATGTGCAAGATCCCTATTCCTTCCGCTGCATCCCGCAAGTACATGGCGCCACCAAAGATGCCATCCGCTACGTTGCCTCCGTACTGCTGACCGAAATCAATTCCGTCACGGACAACCCCACCATCTTCCCTGATGAAGACCGGATCATCTCCGGCGGAAACTTTCACGGGCAACCGCTTGCAATCTCTTATGACTTCCTCGCCATAGCCCTGGCCGAATTGGGAAATATCTCCGAACGCCGTGTCTCCCAACTGATTATGGGACTCCGTGGACTACCTGAATTTCTCGTAGCCAACCCCGGTCTGAACTCCGGCTTCATGATTCCCCAGTATGCCGCCGCCTCCATGGTCAGCCAGAATAAAATGTACTGCTATGCAGCTTCGAGCGACTCCATCGTCTCCTCCAACGGACAGGAAGACCATGTAAGCATGGGTGCCAATGCCGCCACCAAACTCTATAAAGTGATGGACAACCTGGAACATATCCTTGCCATCGAACTGATGAACGCCGCACAAGGCATCGACTTCCGCCGCCCGCAGAAAACCTCTCCCGTTCTTGAGCGTTTCCTCCATGCCTATCGGAAAGAAGTGCCTTTTGTAAAAGATGACATCGTGATGTACAAGGAAATACATAAAACAGTCGCCTTCCTGAAGAGGACACAGATTGAATACTGA
- a CDS encoding cyclodeaminase/cyclohydrolase family protein, with product MLADLTVKDFLDKVACSDPVPGGGSIAALNGALASSLSTMVARLTVGKKGYEVSEEVMQHAQTITLRLLDEFMALIDKDSAAYNEVFACFKLPKTTDEEKAARSAAIQKATKQAALVPLEVARKALDMMSVIADVARLGNRNAVTDACVAMMSARTAVLGALLNVRINLGSLKDRDFVLQLQTEADAIEQTACQREKELLDAVNQDLRV from the coding sequence ATGTTAGCAGATTTAACCGTAAAAGATTTCTTAGATAAAGTAGCTTGCAGTGACCCTGTGCCCGGTGGCGGTAGTATTGCCGCTTTGAATGGAGCGCTGGCTTCCTCCCTTTCTACGATGGTGGCACGGCTGACCGTAGGAAAAAAAGGATACGAAGTCAGTGAAGAAGTAATGCAGCACGCACAAACCATCACCCTCCGTTTGCTGGACGAATTTATGGCACTTATAGACAAAGATTCAGCTGCCTACAACGAAGTATTTGCCTGCTTTAAACTACCTAAAACAACCGACGAAGAGAAAGCCGCCCGAAGTGCCGCTATCCAGAAGGCAACCAAACAAGCCGCCCTCGTTCCGTTGGAAGTAGCCCGCAAAGCACTGGATATGATGTCCGTTATAGCAGATGTTGCCCGTCTTGGTAACCGGAATGCTGTCACAGATGCCTGTGTAGCAATGATGTCCGCCCGTACCGCCGTATTGGGAGCCTTACTGAATGTCCGTATCAACCTCGGTTCGCTCAAAGACAGAGATTTTGTCCTCCAGCTGCAAACCGAAGCCGATGCCATCGAGCAAACCGCCTGTCAGAGAGAAAAAGAATTGTTGGATGCCGTAAATCAAGACCTGCGCGTATGA
- the hutI gene encoding imidazolonepropionase produces MSENLIIFNARIVTPIGFSARKGEEMSQLQIIENGTVEVTKGIITYVGENRGEDRDGYYQHYWHYNARGHCLLPGFVDSHTHFVFGGERSEEFSWRLKGESYMSIMERGGGIASTVKATRQMNYLKLRSAAESFLKKMSTMGVTTVEGKSGYGLDRDTELLQLKVMRSLNNAEHKRVDIVSTFLGAHALPEEYAGRSDEYIDFLIREMLPLIHSGKWAECCDVFCEQGVFSIEQSRRLLQAAKEHGFLLKLHADEIVSLGGAELAAELGALSADHLLHASDAGIRAMADAGVVATLLPLTAFALKEPYARGREMIDAGCAVALATDLNPGSCFSGSIPLTIALACIYMQMSIEEAITALTLNGAAALQRADRIGSIEVGKQGDFILLNSDNYHILPYYIGMNCVIMTIKDGILYPVA; encoded by the coding sequence ATGAGTGAAAACCTAATCATATTTAACGCCCGTATCGTAACCCCCATCGGCTTTTCCGCCCGTAAAGGAGAGGAAATGTCTCAACTGCAAATCATAGAAAACGGAACCGTGGAAGTGACCAAAGGAATCATTACCTACGTTGGTGAAAACCGTGGTGAAGATCGGGATGGTTACTACCAGCACTATTGGCATTATAACGCTCGCGGACATTGCCTTTTACCCGGTTTCGTCGACTCCCATACCCATTTTGTATTTGGCGGAGAACGTTCCGAAGAATTCTCCTGGCGTCTGAAAGGTGAAAGCTATATGTCAATCATGGAGCGGGGAGGGGGAATTGCAAGTACCGTAAAAGCCACCCGGCAAATGAACTACCTTAAACTTCGTTCAGCCGCCGAAAGCTTCCTGAAGAAGATGAGCACCATGGGAGTAACCACCGTAGAAGGTAAAAGTGGCTACGGCCTGGACCGGGACACAGAATTACTACAACTAAAAGTAATGCGCAGCCTGAATAACGCTGAGCATAAACGCGTCGATATAGTCTCCACTTTCCTCGGCGCCCACGCCCTTCCCGAAGAATATGCGGGGAGAAGCGACGAATACATCGATTTCCTGATTCGTGAAATGCTTCCCCTTATCCATTCCGGTAAGTGGGCAGAATGTTGTGATGTCTTTTGCGAACAAGGCGTTTTCTCTATCGAACAATCCCGTCGCCTGCTTCAGGCAGCCAAAGAGCACGGTTTCCTGTTGAAACTCCATGCCGACGAAATCGTCTCTCTCGGCGGTGCCGAACTGGCAGCCGAACTCGGAGCACTGTCTGCCGACCATCTCCTGCACGCTTCCGATGCCGGCATCCGTGCAATGGCCGATGCCGGAGTAGTAGCCACTCTGTTACCTCTGACAGCTTTCGCCTTGAAAGAACCCTACGCGCGAGGTCGTGAAATGATTGACGCCGGTTGTGCTGTGGCACTTGCCACCGACCTGAATCCCGGCAGTTGTTTCTCCGGTTCCATCCCGCTGACCATTGCTCTGGCCTGCATCTATATGCAAATGAGCATCGAAGAAGCCATCACTGCTCTCACCCTGAACGGAGCCGCCGCCCTTCAACGAGCCGACCGTATTGGAAGTATCGAAGTAGGTAAACAAGGTGATTTCATCCTCCTCAATTCCGACAACTATCATATTCTACCTTACTATATAGGCATGAATTGCGTAATCATGACTATTAAAGACGGTATACTTTATCCCGTCGCTTAA
- the ftcD gene encoding glutamate formimidoyltransferase: protein MSWNKIIECVPNFSEGRDLEKIDQIVAPFRGKAGVKLLDYSNDEDHNRLVVTLVGEPEALCEAVVEAVGVAVRLINLNQHTGQHPRMGAVDVIPFIPIKNTSMEEAIELSKKVAAKVAELYNLPVFLYEKSATAPHRENLASVRKGEFEGMAEKIKLPEWQPDFGPAERHPTAGTVAIGARMPLVAYNINLSTDNLEIATKIAKNIRHINGGLRYVKAMGVELKERNITQVSINMTDYTRTALYRAFELVRIEARRYGVTIVGSEIIGLVPMEALIDTASYYLGLENFTMQQVLEARIME, encoded by the coding sequence ATGAGTTGGAATAAGATTATTGAATGCGTCCCCAATTTTAGCGAGGGACGTGATTTGGAGAAAATAGATCAGATAGTAGCCCCTTTCCGTGGTAAAGCCGGAGTAAAACTGCTTGATTATAGTAATGATGAAGATCATAACCGTCTGGTTGTCACACTTGTGGGAGAGCCGGAAGCACTGTGTGAAGCAGTAGTTGAAGCCGTTGGTGTAGCTGTCCGTTTGATCAACCTGAATCAGCACACCGGGCAACATCCTCGTATGGGAGCGGTAGATGTAATTCCTTTCATCCCGATTAAGAACACCAGTATGGAAGAAGCCATCGAACTCTCTAAAAAAGTAGCAGCGAAAGTTGCGGAGCTATATAATCTTCCCGTCTTCCTGTATGAGAAGTCGGCTACTGCACCACACCGGGAAAATCTCGCCTCCGTTCGTAAAGGCGAATTTGAAGGAATGGCCGAAAAGATCAAACTACCCGAATGGCAACCTGACTTCGGACCTGCTGAACGACATCCGACCGCAGGTACCGTAGCAATCGGAGCCCGTATGCCACTCGTAGCTTACAATATTAATCTAAGTACAGATAATCTGGAAATAGCCACTAAGATAGCGAAAAATATCCGCCATATCAATGGAGGACTTCGTTATGTAAAAGCAATGGGAGTGGAACTGAAAGAGCGAAACATTACCCAAGTATCCATTAACATGACCGACTATACCCGTACCGCACTCTACCGTGCCTTCGAATTAGTACGTATCGAAGCCCGTCGTTACGGTGTTACGATTGTAGGTAGTGAAATAATCGGTCTTGTACCGATGGAAGCTCTGATTGATACCGCTTCCTACTATCTCGGACTCGAAAACTTTACCATGCAGCAAGTGCTCGAAGCTCGTATCATGGAATAG
- a CDS encoding urocanate hydratase gives MRITLGNTLPPYPDFVEGIRRAPDRGYTLTPAQTITALKNALRYIPSEWHEQLAPEFMEELRTRGRIYGYRFRPAGDLKAKPIDEYQGQCIEGKAFQVMIDNNLCFDIALYPYELVTYGETGQVCQNWMQYRLIKQYLEELTQEQTLVIESGHPLGLFRSRPDAPRVIITNSMMIGQFDNQHDWHIAAQMGVANYGQMTAGGWMYIGPQGIVHGTFNTLLNAGRLKLGIPQDQDLRGHLFISSGLGGMSGAQPKAAEIAGAVSIIAEVDRSRIETRYRQGWVGHVTADIIEAYRMATEAMRRREPCSIAYHGNIVDLLEYAEREKILIELLSDQTSCHAVYEGGYCPAGLTFEERTRLLHESPEQFRHLVDISLRRHFEVIKKLVARGTYFFDYGNSFMKAIYDAGVKEISYNGVDEKDGFIWPSYVEDIMGPQLFDYGYGPFRWVCLSGKHEDLIKTDHAAMECIDVNRRGQDLDNYNWIRDAEKNQLVVGTQARILYQDAVGRMKIALRFNEMVRRGEVGPIMLGRDHHDVSGTDSPFRETSNIKDGSNVMADMAVQCFAGNCARGMSLVALHNGGGVGIGKVINGGFGMVCDGSERVDEILRSAMLWDVMGGVARRSWARNPHAMETSEAFNESHAGDYQITMPYVADEELIKKIVPSIVGK, from the coding sequence ATGAGAATAACTCTTGGCAACACGCTACCTCCTTATCCGGATTTTGTAGAAGGTATCCGGAGAGCTCCCGACCGTGGTTATACACTTACCCCGGCGCAGACCATCACAGCTTTAAAAAACGCTTTGCGTTATATTCCCTCCGAGTGGCACGAACAACTGGCTCCTGAATTTATGGAAGAACTACGCACTCGCGGGCGGATTTACGGATACCGTTTCCGTCCTGCCGGAGACTTGAAAGCAAAGCCGATTGATGAATATCAGGGGCAATGTATTGAAGGCAAAGCCTTTCAGGTAATGATTGACAATAACCTTTGCTTCGATATAGCCTTATATCCCTACGAACTTGTTACTTATGGTGAAACCGGGCAAGTTTGCCAAAATTGGATGCAATATCGACTGATTAAGCAATATCTGGAAGAACTTACCCAGGAACAGACACTGGTTATTGAATCCGGACATCCATTGGGGCTTTTCCGCTCCCGTCCCGATGCTCCCCGCGTTATAATTACCAATTCGATGATGATCGGACAATTCGACAATCAACATGATTGGCATATTGCCGCCCAGATGGGAGTTGCCAATTACGGACAGATGACAGCTGGTGGTTGGATGTATATCGGTCCTCAAGGCATTGTGCATGGCACTTTCAACACCCTCCTGAATGCCGGACGATTGAAACTCGGAATTCCACAAGACCAAGATTTGCGGGGACACTTATTTATTTCTTCCGGTTTGGGAGGAATGAGTGGTGCACAACCTAAAGCAGCCGAAATAGCAGGAGCAGTCTCCATCATAGCCGAAGTAGATCGTTCACGCATTGAAACACGCTACCGCCAGGGATGGGTAGGGCATGTGACTGCAGATATCATAGAAGCATACCGGATGGCAACTGAAGCAATGCGACGTCGTGAACCTTGTTCCATTGCCTATCATGGAAATATAGTAGACCTGCTCGAATATGCCGAGCGCGAAAAGATTTTGATCGAACTATTATCCGATCAAACCTCCTGTCACGCCGTTTACGAAGGCGGATACTGCCCAGCCGGACTGACTTTCGAGGAACGCACACGCCTTCTTCACGAATCGCCGGAGCAATTCCGTCACTTGGTAGACATATCTCTGCGCCGTCATTTCGAAGTCATCAAGAAATTGGTAGCCCGCGGAACTTATTTCTTTGATTATGGAAATTCTTTTATGAAAGCCATATACGATGCCGGAGTAAAAGAAATCTCCTATAATGGTGTTGATGAAAAAGACGGATTTATCTGGCCGAGTTATGTCGAAGATATTATGGGACCCCAACTCTTTGATTACGGCTACGGTCCGTTCAGGTGGGTCTGCTTGAGTGGTAAACACGAAGATCTGATAAAAACAGACCATGCGGCTATGGAGTGTATCGACGTCAATCGGCGCGGTCAGGATCTGGACAACTATAATTGGATACGGGATGCAGAAAAGAATCAACTCGTGGTGGGTACACAGGCACGTATTCTTTATCAGGATGCAGTTGGGAGAATGAAGATAGCCCTCCGTTTCAATGAGATGGTTCGCCGGGGTGAAGTAGGCCCTATTATGCTGGGACGAGACCACCACGATGTTAGCGGTACGGATTCTCCTTTCCGGGAGACGTCAAATATCAAAGACGGAAGTAATGTGATGGCAGATATGGCTGTGCAATGCTTTGCCGGAAATTGTGCCCGTGGGATGAGTCTGGTAGCCTTGCATAATGGAGGTGGAGTCGGTATCGGCAAAGTAATCAATGGCGGTTTTGGTATGGTATGCGACGGTAGCGAACGGGTAGATGAAATACTCCGTTCGGCAATGCTTTGGGACGTGATGGGAGGAGTAGCCCGCCGTTCGTGGGCGCGTAATCCGCATGCGATGGAGACGAGTGAAGCATTTAATGAGTCTCATGCTGGAGATTATCAGATAACAATGCCGTATGTGGCGGACGAAGAATTAATAAAGAAGATAGTTCCATCTATTGTAGGAAAGTAG
- a CDS encoding DUF6563 family protein: MKKGCILCLLISVISLPLIAQNIIYSNLKELLAQHGDTTAVLRVEKRSRNQIVLTGGADYRITAGDDESMCRRLKKRCFAVRDEKGDLYLNCRKLRYKKLRFGAWYAPAVQLGKNIYFCAMPLGSVIGGNFVEEDDVKLGGNIGDALAASSLVTKRVCYELNGETGKVDFLGKDKMLQLLKNYPELKQAYLKDDSQEAKHTFKYLLELRNKQKK; this comes from the coding sequence ATGAAGAAAGGATGTATCTTATGTTTGCTGATAAGCGTGATTAGCCTTCCGTTAATTGCGCAGAATATTATTTATTCCAACCTGAAAGAGTTGCTGGCTCAACATGGTGATACAACAGCCGTGTTGCGTGTAGAAAAACGTTCCAGAAATCAGATTGTATTGACAGGAGGGGCTGATTACCGGATAACGGCCGGTGATGACGAGTCGATGTGTCGACGCTTGAAGAAGCGTTGTTTTGCCGTGCGTGACGAAAAAGGAGATTTATATTTGAATTGTCGTAAGTTGCGCTATAAAAAGTTACGCTTTGGAGCATGGTATGCCCCTGCCGTTCAATTGGGTAAAAATATCTATTTTTGTGCCATGCCTCTAGGTTCGGTTATCGGAGGAAACTTTGTAGAAGAGGATGACGTAAAACTGGGAGGGAATATTGGCGATGCTCTTGCCGCTTCAAGTTTGGTTACGAAACGCGTCTGTTATGAGCTAAATGGTGAAACAGGAAAAGTCGATTTTCTAGGAAAAGATAAAATGCTTCAATTATTGAAGAATTATCCGGAACTGAAACAGGCATATTTGAAAGATGATAGTCAGGAGGCGAAGCATACCTTTAAATATTTGTTGGAGTTGCGGAATAAACAAAAAAAGTAA
- a CDS encoding MutS family DNA mismatch repair protein yields MEKQEQIITTYQQIIQKTELELQNARKRIYYISLLRLILFVGAVANAIIFWSDGWLCLSAFAILPFILFIWLVKRHNFWFYRKDFLKKKIEINEQELRAMQYDFSDFDDGKEFVNPSHLYTLDLDVFGEHSLFQYINRTATPIGKLHLANWFNAHLENKEAIEHRQEAIHELSTDLEYRQQIRLLGLLYKGKPADTTEIKEWANSPSYYRKRTLLRILPTAVTIINFLCIGLAILGIISASIAGGVFVGFVLFSTIFSKGITKLQTTYGEKLQILSTYADQILLTEQKEMQSHILQKLKTELTSQNQTASQAVRQLSKLMNALDQRSNLLISTILNGLIFWELRQVMRIEKWKEIHASDLPRWIETIGEIDAYCSLATFAYNHPDYIYPTIAAQSFHLQAEALGHPLMDRNKCVRNGIDIERRPFFIIITGANMAGKSTYLRTVGVNYLLACIGAPVWAKRMEIYPARLVTSLRTSDSLTDNESYFFAELKRLKLIIDKLEAGEELFIILDEILKGTNSMDKQKGSFALIKQFMHMNTNGIIATHDLLLGTLVDSFPQNIRNYCFEADITNNELTFSYQMRNGVAQNMNACFLMKKMGIAVIND; encoded by the coding sequence ATGGAAAAACAAGAACAGATCATTACTACATATCAGCAAATCATTCAGAAAACAGAACTGGAGTTACAGAATGCACGGAAACGTATCTATTATATCAGTCTTCTCCGCCTGATCTTATTCGTAGGAGCTGTAGCAAATGCCATTATCTTTTGGTCTGATGGGTGGCTATGTCTCTCTGCTTTCGCTATCTTACCTTTTATCTTATTCATCTGGCTGGTAAAACGCCATAATTTCTGGTTCTACCGAAAAGACTTTCTGAAAAAGAAAATAGAAATCAATGAGCAGGAGCTACGTGCCATGCAATATGACTTTTCTGATTTTGATGATGGAAAAGAATTTGTTAATCCATCTCATCTCTACACTCTTGATTTAGACGTATTTGGCGAACATTCTCTTTTCCAATACATCAACCGCACTGCAACGCCTATTGGCAAACTGCATCTTGCAAACTGGTTCAATGCACATCTGGAAAACAAAGAAGCTATTGAACATCGCCAGGAAGCTATACATGAATTGTCCACAGACTTAGAATATCGCCAACAAATCCGCTTACTCGGCTTACTCTATAAAGGAAAACCTGCCGATACCACCGAAATCAAAGAATGGGCAAACAGTCCAAGTTATTATCGGAAGCGTACACTTCTACGCATCCTCCCGACAGCGGTAACGATCATTAATTTCTTATGTATAGGTCTAGCCATTTTAGGTATTATCTCGGCCAGTATTGCAGGAGGAGTGTTTGTTGGCTTTGTATTATTCAGCACTATTTTTTCTAAAGGAATCACTAAACTACAAACGACCTACGGAGAAAAGCTACAAATTCTTTCGACATACGCTGACCAGATTCTTCTCACTGAACAGAAAGAAATGCAAAGTCATATACTGCAAAAGTTAAAAACGGAACTTACAAGTCAGAATCAAACCGCTTCTCAAGCAGTACGCCAGCTTTCAAAACTGATGAACGCGCTCGATCAACGAAGCAATCTGCTAATAAGCACGATACTCAATGGACTGATATTCTGGGAGCTGCGCCAAGTGATGCGAATCGAGAAGTGGAAAGAAATCCACGCATCTGACCTTCCCCGCTGGATAGAAACCATCGGAGAAATTGACGCTTATTGTTCTCTGGCAACATTCGCATATAATCATCCGGATTACATCTATCCTACCATTGCTGCTCAATCTTTCCATCTGCAGGCTGAAGCTTTGGGGCATCCTTTAATGGATCGCAACAAATGTGTACGCAACGGAATAGACATTGAAAGACGTCCTTTCTTTATTATTATCACAGGAGCCAATATGGCAGGAAAAAGCACGTATTTACGTACTGTAGGAGTGAACTATCTACTAGCATGTATAGGGGCTCCCGTTTGGGCAAAGCGGATGGAAATATATCCGGCTCGCCTCGTCACCAGCCTTCGGACCAGTGACTCCTTAACCGACAACGAATCTTATTTTTTTGCCGAACTCAAGCGACTTAAATTAATCATAGATAAGCTTGAAGCAGGAGAAGAACTTTTCATCATCCTTGATGAAATATTGAAAGGTACAAACTCTATGGATAAACAGAAAGGTTCTTTCGCCCTCATCAAACAATTCATGCACATGAATACCAATGGCATCATCGCCACTCATGACTTGTTGCTAGGAACTTTAGTGGACTCCTTCCCACAAAATATCCGGAATTACTGTTTCGAAGCTGACATTACGAACAACGAACTCACCTTCTCTTACCAAATGAGAAACGGAGTTGCGCAAAATATGAATGCCTGCTTCTTAATGAAGAAAATGGGGATCGCCGTCATTAACGACTAA
- the rplQ gene encoding 50S ribosomal protein L17, with amino-acid sequence MRHNKKFNHLGRTASHRSAMLSNMACSLIKHKRITTTVAKAKALKKFVEPLITKSKEDTTNSRRVVFSNLQDKIAVTELFKEISVKIADRPGGYTRIIKTGNRLGDNAEMCFIELVDYNENMAKEKVAKKATRTRRSKKAAEATPAAVEAPATEAPKAEEPKAESAE; translated from the coding sequence ATGAGACATAATAAAAAATTCAATCATTTAGGTCGTACTGCTTCTCATAGAAGCGCTATGTTATCTAACATGGCTTGCTCTTTGATCAAGCACAAAAGAATCACTACGACTGTTGCAAAGGCGAAAGCTTTGAAAAAGTTTGTTGAGCCTTTGATTACTAAGTCTAAAGAAGATACTACGAACTCTCGTCGTGTTGTATTTAGCAACTTGCAAGATAAGATTGCAGTAACAGAGCTGTTCAAAGAAATCTCTGTTAAGATTGCTGATCGTCCGGGTGGTTATACTCGTATTATCAAGACTGGTAACCGTTTGGGTGACAATGCAGAAATGTGCTTCATCGAGTTGGTTGACTACAATGAAAACATGGCTAAGGAAAAAGTTGCTAAGAAAGCTACTCGTACTCGTCGTTCGAAGAAAGCTGCTGAAGCTACTCCTGCTGCTGTTGAAGCTCCTGCAACTGAAGCTCCTAAGGCTGAAGAACCAAAAGCTGAATCAGCTGAATAA